A single Symbiobacterium thermophilum IAM 14863 DNA region contains:
- a CDS encoding chemotaxis protein CheD — protein MSDRRLEAVGLGELKVADRPDQVLVCYGLGSCVGLALYDPVVRIGAMVHVVLPDSSMGRGREAPPGKYADTGVEAAVAALVDAGASRSRLIAKAAGGARMLRLAGSNPQLDIGARNTEAVRAALARHQIRLVAEDMGGTYGRTLQLFIETGRVLVSTVGRGEHEL, from the coding sequence ATGAGCGACCGCCGCCTGGAAGCGGTCGGGCTGGGGGAACTGAAGGTTGCGGACCGGCCTGATCAGGTGCTGGTCTGCTACGGGCTTGGCTCCTGTGTGGGGCTGGCCCTGTACGATCCGGTGGTCCGGATCGGTGCGATGGTTCATGTCGTGCTGCCGGACAGCAGCATGGGGAGGGGACGGGAGGCGCCCCCCGGCAAGTATGCGGATACCGGGGTTGAGGCGGCTGTGGCAGCGCTCGTTGACGCCGGTGCCTCTCGGTCCCGCCTGATCGCCAAGGCAGCGGGGGGGGCCCGCATGCTGCGGCTTGCCGGCTCAAACCCGCAGTTGGACATCGGCGCACGCAATACGGAAGCGGTGCGGGCCGCACTGGCCAGACACCAGATCCGACTCGTGGCCGAGGACATGGGCGGGACCTACGGTCGCACGCTCCAGCTGTTCATCGAGACGGGCAGGGTGCTCGTCAGCACGGTGGGGCGCGGCGAACACGAGTTGTAA
- a CDS encoding response regulator, with amino-acid sequence MPKILLVDDAAFMRMRCAKLLTEHGFEVAEAENGQEAIAMYQSYRPDLVLMDITMPVMDGITATREIKNLDPDAKVVMVSALGQQTMVIEAIKAGAKDFVVKPFEPEKILSTVRKFVGQ; translated from the coding sequence ATGCCCAAGATTCTGTTGGTCGACGACGCTGCCTTCATGCGGATGCGTTGTGCGAAGCTGCTCACCGAGCATGGCTTTGAGGTGGCCGAGGCGGAGAACGGCCAGGAGGCCATCGCGATGTACCAGAGCTACCGGCCTGACCTGGTTCTCATGGACATCACCATGCCGGTGATGGACGGCATTACGGCGACCCGGGAGATCAAGAACCTGGATCCCGACGCGAAGGTGGTCATGGTCTCGGCCCTGGGGCAGCAGACGATGGTCATCGAGGCCATCAAGGCAGGCGCGAAGGACTTTGTCGTCAAGCCCTTCGAGCCTGAGAAGATCCTGTCCACGGTCAGGAAGTTCGTGGGCCAGTAG
- a CDS encoding protein-glutamate methylesterase/protein-glutamine glutaminase, with protein sequence MSDRVQRPIRVLVVDDSAFMRKVLTELLESDPLITVVGTARDGQDGLEKVLQLQPDVVTLDIEMPRLDGYGTLREIMARRPTPVVMVSSHTREGAEATIRALALGAVDFVAKPSGSISLNMHVARDELVAKVKAAAAATPRVRTAAVELAPVSPREKMQALAGLRRQTGFGDRLPRRLVLIGCSTGGPGALHQIIPRLPADLPAGVLVVQHMPPGFTRSLAQRLDELSAISVREARAGDPVRAGQVLVAPGGYHMLVDAEGRIALDQGPPVHGVRPAVDVTFESVLPVWKERLVGVILTGMGYDGAKGMAQLRKAGGWTIAEDASTCVVYGMPRVVVELGAAREVLPVHSIADAITRAVGEG encoded by the coding sequence ATGAGTGACCGAGTGCAGCGCCCGATCCGCGTCCTGGTGGTCGACGACTCCGCCTTCATGCGGAAGGTGCTGACCGAGCTCCTGGAGTCCGATCCGCTGATCACGGTGGTCGGCACGGCCCGCGACGGGCAGGACGGACTCGAGAAGGTGCTGCAGCTGCAGCCGGATGTGGTGACGCTGGACATCGAGATGCCCCGGCTGGACGGCTACGGCACCCTCAGGGAGATCATGGCTCGGCGGCCGACGCCGGTGGTGATGGTTTCCAGCCACACCCGGGAAGGGGCGGAGGCCACCATCCGGGCTCTGGCCCTGGGCGCGGTGGACTTTGTGGCCAAGCCGTCGGGATCCATCTCGCTGAACATGCACGTGGCCCGGGACGAACTGGTGGCGAAGGTCAAGGCGGCCGCTGCGGCCACCCCGCGGGTGCGCACCGCGGCGGTGGAACTGGCGCCGGTCTCCCCGCGGGAGAAGATGCAGGCCCTGGCGGGACTGCGCCGCCAGACGGGGTTTGGGGACCGGCTTCCCCGCCGCCTGGTCCTGATCGGCTGTTCCACCGGCGGGCCGGGCGCCCTGCACCAGATCATCCCCCGCCTGCCGGCGGACCTGCCGGCCGGGGTGCTGGTGGTCCAGCACATGCCGCCCGGGTTCACCCGGTCGCTGGCGCAGCGGCTGGACGAGCTCTCCGCCATCTCGGTCCGGGAGGCCCGGGCCGGGGATCCGGTGCGGGCGGGCCAGGTCCTGGTGGCGCCCGGCGGGTATCACATGCTGGTGGACGCGGAGGGGCGGATCGCCCTGGATCAGGGGCCGCCGGTACACGGCGTGCGCCCGGCGGTGGACGTCACCTTCGAGTCGGTGCTGCCCGTCTGGAAGGAGCGGCTGGTGGGGGTGATTCTCACCGGCATGGGCTATGACGGGGCCAAGGGGATGGCCCAGCTGAGGAAGGCGGGCGGCTGGACCATCGCCGAGGACGCTTCCACCTGCGTCGTCTACGGCATGCCGCGGGTCGTCGTGGAACTGGGGGCGGCCAGGGAGGTCCTGCCCGTGCATAGCATCGCCGATGCGATTACGCGTGCTGTAGGAGAGGGTTAA
- a CDS encoding CheR family methyltransferase — MNLPGYPVFQRTVLKLTGIDLDCYKGTQMERRLQTIMRRAGVQDLAEYARLLQTTPARVKEFQDFLTINVSEWLRNPDKFEELQQVILPELLKRNPVLRIWSAGCSNGAEPYSVAMLLDEIDPYGRHQIWATDLDAEILKVARAGVYQEKDIRNVSPERRAKYFTTVEEGFRVIDRLKARVRFEQHNLLSDPFPRDIDLILCRNVVIYFTEEAKDELYRKFHAALKPGGILFVGGTESLLKARELGFASASPFFYRAEK; from the coding sequence GTGAATCTGCCGGGCTACCCGGTCTTTCAGCGTACCGTGTTGAAGCTGACCGGGATCGACCTGGACTGTTATAAGGGTACGCAGATGGAGCGGCGGCTCCAGACCATCATGCGCCGTGCCGGCGTCCAAGACTTGGCCGAGTACGCCCGGCTGCTGCAGACGACGCCGGCGCGTGTCAAGGAGTTCCAGGACTTCCTGACGATCAACGTGTCCGAGTGGCTCCGGAACCCGGACAAGTTTGAGGAACTGCAGCAGGTCATCCTCCCGGAGTTGTTGAAAAGGAATCCTGTACTGCGCATCTGGAGCGCCGGGTGCTCGAACGGCGCGGAGCCGTACTCGGTGGCCATGCTGCTCGATGAGATCGACCCGTATGGGCGGCACCAGATCTGGGCAACCGACCTGGATGCCGAGATCCTCAAGGTCGCACGGGCCGGCGTCTATCAGGAGAAGGACATCCGGAACGTGTCCCCCGAGCGCAGGGCGAAGTACTTCACGACCGTGGAGGAAGGCTTCAGAGTCATCGATCGGCTGAAGGCGCGGGTGCGTTTCGAGCAGCACAACCTGCTCTCCGACCCGTTCCCGAGGGATATCGATCTCATCCTCTGCCGGAACGTGGTGATCTATTTCACCGAAGAAGCCAAGGACGAGCTGTACCGCAAGTTCCACGCCGCACTGAAACCAGGAGGCATTCTGTTCGTCGGCGGAACGGAGAGTCTGCTCAAAGCCCGGGAGCTGGGCTTCGCCAGCGCTTCGCCGTTCTTCTACCGGGCTGAGAAGTAA
- a CDS encoding chemotaxis protein CheX has product MKAEFVNPFLVSAGQVLQTETGTEVVQGEVRLEESPLESDEVTVLIGVVGRVQGLVLYGMSEETGRKLVSAMTGEEVTVFDDMCESAVAELGNVITGLASGELEAAGYPCKIAPPSVVMGKGTAISTLSIKRLVIPLETKLGSITVHVALRETY; this is encoded by the coding sequence GTGAAGGCAGAATTTGTCAACCCCTTCCTGGTATCGGCCGGTCAGGTTCTGCAGACGGAAACCGGCACGGAGGTCGTGCAGGGCGAGGTGCGCCTTGAGGAGTCTCCCCTCGAGTCGGATGAGGTAACGGTCCTGATTGGCGTCGTCGGCCGCGTCCAGGGCCTGGTGCTGTATGGCATGAGCGAGGAGACCGGGCGCAAGCTCGTCTCCGCCATGACGGGAGAGGAAGTCACCGTGTTCGACGACATGTGTGAGTCCGCGGTGGCGGAGCTCGGCAATGTCATTACCGGCCTCGCCTCCGGCGAGCTCGAGGCCGCGGGGTACCCGTGCAAGATTGCCCCGCCTTCGGTGGTCATGGGCAAGGGCACGGCCATCTCCACGCTGTCCATCAAACGGCTGGTGATCCCCCTCGAGACGAAGCTGGGGTCGATCACCGTCCATGTGGCATTGCGGGAGACTTATTGA
- the dapB gene encoding 4-hydroxy-tetrahydrodipicolinate reductase has product MQPIRVVLAGATGKVGQVLARALVQEPGFALTGAIARQGGGRNLAELVPLGGRPGPTVHGSLEEFLAAGGEADVLVDFSVAEAGRRTIPAAIEASIAPVVGTTGFQPGETETWAAMCRKRGLGGAFIANYAVGIMLLMRFAEEAHRFFPDVEIIEMHHKTKLDAPSGTALRTKARLERGRGDLAAAEVPVHSVRLPGLVAHQEVIFGGLGQTLTIRHDAPSREAYVPGVLMTCRWVLREKRVAFDLEEVAFPRT; this is encoded by the coding sequence TTGCAACCGATTCGCGTGGTGCTCGCGGGAGCGACGGGCAAGGTCGGCCAGGTGCTGGCCCGGGCCCTGGTGCAGGAGCCGGGGTTTGCCCTGACCGGCGCGATCGCCCGCCAGGGCGGGGGACGAAACCTGGCCGAACTGGTGCCGCTGGGCGGCCGGCCGGGGCCGACGGTCCACGGCTCGCTGGAGGAGTTCCTGGCGGCCGGCGGGGAGGCCGACGTGCTGGTCGACTTCTCCGTCGCCGAGGCGGGCCGCCGCACCATCCCGGCGGCCATCGAGGCGTCCATCGCCCCTGTGGTGGGGACGACGGGGTTCCAGCCCGGGGAGACGGAGACGTGGGCGGCGATGTGCCGAAAACGCGGGCTGGGCGGGGCTTTCATCGCCAACTACGCCGTGGGCATCATGCTCCTCATGCGCTTCGCCGAGGAGGCGCACCGGTTCTTCCCGGACGTGGAGATCATCGAGATGCACCACAAGACGAAGCTGGACGCCCCGTCGGGCACCGCCCTCCGCACCAAGGCCCGCCTGGAGCGCGGGCGGGGCGATCTCGCCGCCGCGGAGGTGCCAGTCCACAGCGTCAGGCTGCCCGGCCTCGTGGCCCACCAGGAGGTCATCTTCGGCGGCCTCGGACAGACGCTGACCATCCGGCACGACGCTCCGTCCCGGGAGGCCTACGTGCCCGGGGTGCTCATGACCTGTCGCTGGGTGCTGCGGGAGAAACGGGTCGCCTTCGACCTGGAGGAGGTCGCCTTCCCCCGCACCTGA
- the dpaA gene encoding dipicolinic acid synthetase subunit A, translating into MSVYGKIIAVIGGDRRMAEAVHFLLRAGARVRIAGLEWEDRFAGVEVCTSGADALTGAQVVILPVQGVSPDGTVYTEGDVPPCVIDLDGLRRVARGAPVFVGLSNPHLNRLCEEAGLPLIEYREADHFATWNSIPSAEGAIQMAMESTPFTIFGSRSLVLGFGRTGRAIAMLLRGLMSDVSVAARSELDQARIWAAGHRPVEWPKLADAVAEADIIFNTVPALVLTRDILSRAPRHAVIIDVASAPGGTDFEAARELGLTARLAPGLPGIVAPVTAGRIIAELVVRHLRRTDAMEGER; encoded by the coding sequence ATGAGCGTATACGGCAAGATCATCGCGGTCATCGGCGGGGACCGGCGCATGGCGGAGGCGGTGCACTTCCTGCTCCGGGCCGGTGCCCGTGTCCGGATCGCGGGCCTGGAGTGGGAGGACCGGTTCGCCGGCGTGGAAGTGTGCACCTCCGGTGCCGACGCTCTCACCGGCGCGCAGGTGGTCATTCTGCCGGTGCAGGGGGTCAGCCCGGACGGGACGGTGTACACCGAGGGCGATGTCCCGCCCTGCGTCATCGACCTGGACGGCCTTCGCCGGGTCGCCCGGGGCGCTCCGGTCTTCGTCGGCCTGAGCAACCCGCACCTGAACCGGCTCTGCGAGGAGGCCGGGCTGCCGCTGATCGAGTACCGGGAGGCGGACCACTTCGCGACGTGGAACTCGATCCCCTCGGCGGAGGGCGCCATCCAGATGGCGATGGAGTCCACGCCCTTCACCATCTTCGGCAGCCGCTCCCTGGTGCTGGGCTTCGGCCGGACCGGCCGGGCGATCGCCATGCTGCTGAGGGGCCTGATGAGCGACGTCTCCGTGGCCGCCCGCAGCGAACTGGACCAGGCCCGGATCTGGGCCGCCGGCCACCGCCCGGTGGAGTGGCCGAAGCTGGCGGACGCCGTCGCCGAAGCCGACATCATCTTCAACACGGTGCCGGCCCTCGTGCTGACCCGGGACATCCTCAGCCGGGCGCCCCGCCACGCGGTGATCATCGACGTCGCCTCCGCCCCCGGCGGCACCGACTTCGAGGCCGCCCGGGAGCTGGGGCTCACTGCCAGGCTGGCGCCGGGGCTGCCCGGGATCGTCGCCCCGGTGACGGCAGGGCGGATCATCGCCGAGCTCGTCGTGCGCCACCTCCGTCGCACCGACGCCATGGAGGGGGAGCGATGA
- the dpaB gene encoding dipicolinate synthase subunit B produces the protein MSVQQLAGKRIGVAMSASHCNLGRAMAQLRRLRDEGAEIIPIISTNVRTTETRFGKPDDWITQIEQITGRLPLMTIPEVEPFGPQVKLDCLVVMPCTGNTMAKLANAINDTPVCMAAKAQMRNHRPVVLAVTTNDGLGMNARNLGALLVARNIYFVPFRQDDPFGKPTSIDADIEHYLVPTILAAMEGRQVQPLLLGPKQA, from the coding sequence ATGAGCGTGCAACAGCTTGCCGGGAAGCGCATCGGCGTGGCCATGTCCGCCTCGCACTGCAACCTGGGGCGGGCGATGGCCCAGCTCCGCCGGCTGCGGGACGAGGGCGCGGAGATCATCCCGATCATCTCCACCAATGTGCGCACCACCGAGACCCGGTTCGGGAAACCTGATGACTGGATTACGCAGATCGAGCAGATCACGGGCCGCCTGCCCCTGATGACGATCCCGGAGGTGGAGCCCTTCGGGCCGCAGGTGAAGCTCGACTGCCTCGTGGTCATGCCCTGCACGGGTAACACCATGGCCAAGCTGGCCAACGCCATCAACGACACGCCGGTGTGCATGGCTGCCAAGGCCCAGATGCGCAATCACCGGCCCGTCGTCCTGGCCGTCACCACCAACGACGGCCTCGGCATGAACGCCCGCAACCTTGGCGCCCTGCTGGTGGCCAGGAACATTTACTTCGTGCCCTTCCGCCAGGACGACCCCTTCGGAAAGCCGACGTCGATCGACGCCGACATCGAACACTACCTGGTACCCACCATCCTCGCCGCGATGGAGGGGCGGCAGGTGCAGCCGCTGCTCCTGGGGCCAAAGCAGGCGTAG
- a CDS encoding aspartate-semialdehyde dehydrogenase: MKNVAVVGATGAVGQELLSLLEARNFPVGRLLPLASSRSAGSTVSFRGERLMVQEATPEAFAGMDLVFFAATGLLSRELAPAAARAGAVVIDKSSTWRMDPEVPLVVPEVNPEDLRRHKGIIASPNCTTIGLVMALKPLHDLARITRVIVTTMQAVSGTGKEAIEELEQQVRAWTEGHRGELPHTVYKRQIAFNVLPYAETFTENLYTTEEMKLSAETRKIMGLPDLPVTMTCTRVPVFVGHSESVLVEFERKVTPAEAREALSRFPGVRVVDDPLQFVFPTAIDAAGTDDTLVGRIREDLTNEKGLWLWIVSDNLRKGAATNAVQIAEKLLEMQLI, from the coding sequence ATGAAGAACGTCGCTGTGGTCGGCGCAACGGGAGCCGTCGGCCAGGAACTCCTCTCCCTGCTGGAGGCCCGCAACTTCCCTGTAGGCCGGCTCCTGCCCCTGGCGAGCAGCCGCAGCGCCGGGTCCACCGTCTCGTTCCGGGGGGAGCGCCTCATGGTTCAGGAGGCGACCCCGGAGGCCTTTGCGGGTATGGACCTGGTCTTCTTCGCTGCGACCGGCTTGCTGTCCCGGGAGCTCGCGCCGGCGGCCGCCCGGGCGGGCGCGGTCGTCATCGACAAGTCGTCCACCTGGCGCATGGACCCCGAGGTGCCCCTGGTGGTGCCGGAGGTGAACCCCGAGGACCTGCGCAGGCACAAGGGCATCATCGCCAGTCCCAACTGCACCACGATCGGCCTGGTGATGGCGCTGAAGCCGCTCCACGACCTGGCGCGCATCACGCGGGTGATCGTCACCACCATGCAGGCCGTGTCGGGTACCGGCAAGGAGGCCATCGAGGAACTGGAGCAGCAGGTGCGGGCCTGGACGGAGGGGCACCGGGGGGAGCTGCCGCATACCGTCTACAAGCGGCAGATCGCGTTCAACGTACTGCCCTACGCCGAGACCTTCACGGAGAACCTCTACACGACCGAGGAGATGAAGCTTTCGGCGGAGACGCGGAAGATCATGGGCCTCCCGGACCTGCCGGTCACCATGACCTGTACGCGTGTGCCGGTCTTCGTCGGGCATTCGGAGTCGGTGCTGGTGGAGTTTGAGCGGAAGGTGACCCCCGCTGAGGCGCGCGAGGCCCTCAGCCGTTTCCCCGGCGTGCGGGTGGTCGACGATCCGCTGCAGTTCGTCTTCCCGACGGCCATCGACGCAGCCGGCACCGACGACACGCTGGTGGGCCGCATTCGCGAGGACCTGACCAACGAGAAGGGGCTCTGGCTCTGGATCGTCAGCGACAACCTGCGCAAGGGCGCGGCCACCAACGCGGTACAGATCGCAGAGAAGCTCCTGGAGATGCAGCTGATCTAG
- the dapG gene encoding aspartate kinase: protein MRIIVQKFGGTSVATPEGREAVVRRVRQALDDGYATVVVVSAMGRQGDPYATDTLIQLAQSAGPDLAPREMDLLLSCGEIISSVLMAATLTAAGIPAVALTGGQAGIQTDENYGNAQIVKVDPAPVLSRLKEGLVVVVAGFQGVNAAGEVTTLGRGGSDTTAAALGGALRAEVVEIYTDVDGVKTADPRLVAEARTLSVTTYDEIAQMAHYGAKVVHPRAVEIAMQHRVPIRVRSTFSDNPGTLITYSAEAGVIWSEPFSDRVVTAVTHVVGLAQVVVKTGRDWATPRLFRRLANAGISVDLISVSMESSAFSIPESRAAQAEMILTELGLVDLQVRHGCAKVTVVGSGMRGRPGVMATVAEALYAAEVPIWQTADSHVTISCLIPAADVQRAVQALHDAFELGRI, encoded by the coding sequence ATGCGGATCATCGTCCAGAAGTTCGGCGGCACCTCCGTGGCCACGCCGGAGGGCCGCGAGGCAGTAGTCCGCCGCGTGCGGCAGGCCCTGGACGACGGCTACGCGACGGTGGTCGTCGTCTCGGCCATGGGGCGCCAGGGCGACCCTTACGCCACCGACACGCTGATCCAGCTGGCGCAGTCGGCTGGGCCGGACCTGGCTCCCCGGGAGATGGACCTGCTGCTCTCCTGCGGCGAGATCATCTCCAGCGTACTCATGGCGGCGACGCTCACCGCCGCCGGCATCCCCGCCGTGGCCCTTACGGGCGGCCAGGCGGGCATCCAGACGGATGAGAACTACGGTAACGCGCAGATCGTGAAGGTCGATCCGGCCCCGGTGCTCAGCCGGCTGAAGGAGGGGCTGGTGGTGGTGGTGGCCGGCTTCCAGGGGGTGAACGCCGCCGGGGAGGTCACCACGCTGGGCCGCGGCGGCTCCGACACGACGGCCGCCGCGCTGGGCGGGGCCCTGCGGGCCGAGGTGGTGGAGATCTACACCGACGTCGACGGCGTCAAGACCGCGGACCCGCGCCTCGTCGCCGAGGCCCGGACGCTGTCGGTCACCACCTATGATGAAATCGCCCAGATGGCCCACTACGGCGCCAAGGTGGTCCACCCGCGGGCGGTGGAGATCGCGATGCAGCACCGGGTGCCGATCCGGGTGCGGTCGACCTTCAGCGACAACCCCGGAACGCTCATCACCTACAGCGCCGAGGCCGGCGTCATCTGGAGCGAGCCGTTCTCCGACCGGGTCGTCACCGCCGTGACCCACGTGGTCGGGCTCGCCCAGGTGGTGGTAAAGACCGGGCGCGACTGGGCCACCCCGCGGCTGTTCCGGCGGCTGGCCAACGCCGGCATCTCGGTGGACCTGATCTCAGTTTCCATGGAGTCCAGCGCGTTCTCAATTCCCGAGTCGCGGGCGGCCCAGGCGGAGATGATCCTGACCGAGCTGGGCCTCGTGGACCTGCAGGTGCGGCACGGCTGCGCCAAGGTCACCGTGGTGGGCTCCGGCATGCGCGGCCGCCCCGGCGTCATGGCCACGGTGGCCGAGGCGCTGTACGCGGCGGAGGTGCCGATCTGGCAGACGGCCGACTCCCACGTGACCATCTCCTGCCTGATCCCCGCCGCCGACGTGCAGCGGGCGGTACAGGCCCTCCACGACGCCTTCGAGCTGGGCCGGATCTGA
- the dapA gene encoding 4-hydroxy-tetrahydrodipicolinate synthase translates to MPTFGRLLTAMVTPMTPDGAVDYQRAGELAKHLVAAGSEGLVVSGTTGESPTLSHEEKLRLFETVVDAVGGQVSVIAGTGSNNTAESIRFSREAARTGVHGLLLVTPYYNKPPQEGLYRHFRAVAEAVDLPCILYNVPSRTSVNMLPATTLRLARDVPNIVGIKECADVGQLADILSGAPEGFRVWSGDDANLLPYLTVGAYGIISVASHVVGPQMRELIDAFLAGDTARAAAWHRRLLPVFRGLFAVTNPILVKAALRLTGFPVGPVRLPLVDATEEQEEALREVLAEAGVL, encoded by the coding sequence GTGCCGACATTTGGACGGCTCCTGACCGCCATGGTGACTCCGATGACCCCCGACGGTGCGGTGGACTACCAGCGGGCGGGGGAGCTCGCGAAACACCTGGTGGCGGCGGGGTCCGAGGGCCTGGTGGTCTCCGGCACCACCGGCGAATCGCCCACGCTGTCGCACGAGGAGAAGCTGCGGCTGTTCGAGACCGTGGTCGACGCGGTGGGCGGCCAGGTGTCGGTCATCGCCGGAACCGGCTCGAACAACACCGCGGAGTCGATCCGCTTCTCGCGGGAGGCGGCGCGCACCGGCGTCCACGGCCTCCTGCTGGTCACGCCCTACTACAACAAGCCCCCGCAGGAGGGGCTCTACCGCCACTTCCGGGCCGTGGCCGAGGCGGTGGACCTTCCGTGCATCCTCTACAACGTGCCGTCGCGCACGTCGGTGAACATGCTGCCGGCCACCACGCTGCGCCTCGCCCGGGACGTGCCCAACATCGTCGGCATCAAGGAGTGTGCCGACGTGGGGCAGCTCGCCGACATTCTGTCCGGGGCGCCCGAAGGCTTCCGGGTCTGGTCGGGGGACGACGCCAACCTGCTCCCGTACCTGACCGTCGGCGCCTACGGCATCATCAGCGTCGCGTCCCACGTGGTCGGCCCGCAGATGCGGGAGCTGATCGACGCCTTCCTCGCCGGCGACACCGCCCGGGCCGCCGCCTGGCACCGGCGGCTCCTGCCGGTCTTCCGCGGGCTGTTCGCCGTCACGAACCCGATCCTGGTGAAGGCGGCCCTGCGGCTCACCGGCTTCCCGGTGGGGCCCGTCCGGCTGCCGCTGGTGGACGCGACGGAGGAGCAGGAGGAGGCCCTGCGGGAGGTGCTGGCGGAGGCGGGGGTGCTCTGA